GGCCAGTCGTGACACCCGACCTCGCGCCACGCCACTTCGGGCGCCCTTGCGACCCTGAAACCGCCTCGGTGGGGCCCCGGAAGGCCGCGAAATATTGGCGGGACACCCCAACCTCGGGAGTTTCGCGACAGAAACTAGCTAAGCGTCACCGCGCAACTCTACCTTCATCGCCGAGGAGGCCCCGTATGCGACATCGCTTCGTCGTCCGAGCTGCGCTCGTGCTGGTGGCCCTGCTGTCAGCCGGGCCCGGGCAGGCCTACAACGGCGGCCCGCTGAGAAACGTGACGGACCTCACCCCGACCTGCGCCGGCTGCCATTCCTCTGTGGGCAAGGAGCAGCTGCGCGTCGAGCCTGACGCCTTCGCGGCCAGCATGCTCGTCGAGAACCGCCACTACAAGGTGATCGAAGAGGGAGCCGGGCCCTACAAGGACATGAGCCCGGCCGACCGCCAGAAGCTCCTGGCGGACGTGAAGCTGATGGACCAGAACGCCTCGGCCGCGCTCTCGGCGCCGCCCACCCTCAAGCCCGGCCAGGAAGCCCAGATCACCGCGACCGTGCGCGGCGGACACGGAGTCGTCGGCGTCTGGCTGATGGAGAGCGACCTGAGACTGCAGGGCCGCCCGGTCAGCGCCGACGGCTGGTTCATCGTCGGCGCGCCCAAGGTGTGGGGCGCCGACGGCAAGGAGCAGACGAAGTGGGTGGACAGCCGCGGGCCGGGGCTCAAGAAGAACCTCAACGCCGTGCTGATCTTCGACCAGCAGGCGGACCTTGCCGCCAAGAAGTTCCCCGAAGGCAAGGTCACGTGGACCGTGCAGGCGCCTCACGCGCCGGGCACCTACACGCTGACCGTCGCGTTCCACTACGGCACGGAGAAGGCCTCGTCGGTCGGCACCGTGACAACGGTCGCGGGCGCCATTCTCCCGAGAGGCGGCCCGGGCGGCCCGTCGGGCCACATCATCTTCTCGAAGCCCGTCACCGTTACGGTCCGGTAAGACAGGCGAGGCCTCGCCGGTGCGCCACCGCACCCTCGGATTGTGCGCTGTCGCCCTGGCGGGGCTCGTGCTGATCACGAGCATCACATTCGCCGGCCTGATCGCCAAGGAGCGAGACAACCGCTTCTGCTTTGCCTGCCACCTGCACGAGGAGAAGTTCAAGCGCTTCACCTCGGTCCCCTTCACCGACCTCAGCGGCCCGCACCACGCCGAGCGCGTGCGCTGCATCGACTGCCACGGCGGGGCCGACGTGGTGATGCGCCTGCGCGTGTGGTCCCTCGCGGCCGTAGATACGGGCAAGTTCCTCGTGGGGCGCTATCGCGAGCCCGACCACATGAGGCTCCAGCTCCGCCCGAAGGAGTGCACCCAGTGCCACACCCCGATCCTCAAGCGCCAGCCGGCGCTCACGGCCGAGCAAGAGGAGGCGCTGGAGGGGCGCGCGGGCAACGCGTACCACGCGATTCGGCCCCACGACGCTGTCCGGACAACCTGCGTGCAGTGTCACACCTCGCACACGACGGACGGCGACCCCAAGGCCCAGTTCGTTGCCCGGAAGCGCGTGGAGCCGATCTGCCGCGAATGCCACAAGACCCTCGGGGAGTGAGGGCAGGTCGGCGTGTACCGCGTGGCGTGAGCCGGCGCGGCTACTTCTTGGGGGCGGGCTTGGGAGCGGGCTTGGAGGCCTTGAGCTTGTCGCCGTCCTTGATGAGCCCTTTGACCTCGTCCATGAACTGGTTGATGTCCTTGAACTGCCGGTAAACGGAGGCGAAGCGGACGTAGGCGACCTGGTCGAGCTTCTGGAGGTGCTCCATGACCACCTCGCCCAGCTCGAGGCTCGTGATCTCCTTCTCGGCCCGCTCGTGGAGCTTCGCCTCGATGTCGGCGACGACGTCGTCCACGGCCTGGACTCCGACGGAGCGCTTCTCGCAGGCCTTCAAGATGGAGCCGCGCAGCTTCTGCCGGTCGAAGGGCTCGCGGCGGCCGTCGCGCTTGACCACGTGGGGCAGGACGTCCTCGATGTACTCGTACGTCGTGTAGCGGCGGTGGCACTTGAGGCACTC
This genomic window from Candidatus Rokuibacteriota bacterium contains:
- a CDS encoding cytochrome c3 family protein; the protein is MRHRTLGLCAVALAGLVLITSITFAGLIAKERDNRFCFACHLHEEKFKRFTSVPFTDLSGPHHAERVRCIDCHGGADVVMRLRVWSLAAVDTGKFLVGRYREPDHMRLQLRPKECTQCHTPILKRQPALTAEQEEALEGRAGNAYHAIRPHDAVRTTCVQCHTSHTTDGDPKAQFVARKRVEPICRECHKTLGE
- the nrdR gene encoding transcriptional regulator NrdR, giving the protein MKCPFCGHTEDRVVDSRVGREGEFIRRRRECLKCHRRYTTYEYIEDVLPHVVKRDGRREPFDRQKLRGSILKACEKRSVGVQAVDDVVADIEAKLHERAEKEITSLELGEVVMEHLQKLDQVAYVRFASVYRQFKDINQFMDEVKGLIKDGDKLKASKPAPKPAPKK